One Elephas maximus indicus isolate mEleMax1 chromosome 18, mEleMax1 primary haplotype, whole genome shotgun sequence genomic region harbors:
- the IL10RB gene encoding interleukin-10 receptor subunit beta isoform X1 — protein MARTLGTWLGGCLLVTGLGMVPPPENVKMNSVNLKNVLQWEPPAFPKGNLTYTAQFQSYNSFQDKCKCTTLTECDFSSLSKYGDHTLRVRTEFADEHSDWVNITFCPVDDTIIGPPGIQVEALADSLHMRFLAPKVVDEPETWTMKNFYTSWVYNVQYWKNGTDEKFQITAPYDFEVLQNLEPWTTYCVQVQGFLPDRNKTGEWSQPVCEQTTNDAETTPSWIITIILIASVFTVFLLLLGCFALMWYIYKKAKYTFAPGNSLPQHLKEFLSCPHQSALLFFSPPPPEEDEVFDKLSVITEDLESSKQSPGDRCSLRASSQQEPLQPVSEQEMQATGHSDLPLLTAASEGDQSTKQGPRPPEQTPALELSDTGLV, from the exons ATGGCGCGGACTCTCGGGACGTGGCTGGGCGGCTGCTTGCTAGTGACAG GGTTGGGAATGGTGCCTCCTCCGGAAAACGTCAAAATGAATTCAGTTAATCTCAAGAACGTTCTTCAGTGGGAGCCTcctgccttccccaaagggaatcTGACTTACACAGCTCAGTTCCAAAG TTATAACAGCTTCCAAGATAAATGCAAGTGTACTACCTTGACGGAATGTGATTTCTCAAGTCTTTCCAAGTATGGTGACCACACCTTGCGAGTCAGGACTGAATTTGCAGATGAGCATTCAGACTGGGTAAACATTACCTTTTGTCCTGTGGATGACA CCATTATCGGACCTCCTGGAATACAAGTAGAAGCACTTGCTGATTCTTTACATATGCGATTCTTAGCCCCCAAAGTTGTGGATGAACCTGAAACGTGGACCATGAAGAATTTTTATACCTCATGGGTTTATAACGTACAGtattggaaaaatggcactgatgaAAAG TTTCAAATTACTGCTCCATATGATTTTGAGGTCCTCCAAAATCTGGAGCCGTGGACAACTTACTGTGTTCAAGTTCAAGGATTTCTTCCTGATAGGAACAAAACTGGGGAATGGAGTCAGCCTGTCTGTGAGCAAACAACCAACGACG CAGAAACAACACCCTCCTGGATTATTACCATCATCCTCATAGCCTCGGTTTTCACTGTCTTCCTCCTGCTCCTCGGCTGCTTTGCCTTGATGTGGTACATTTACAAGAAGGCAAAGTACACCTTCGCCCCTGGGAATTCTCTTCCACAGCACCTGAAAGAG tttTTGAGCTGCCCCCATCAGAGTGCCCTGCTGTTTTTCTCCCCGCCGCCCCCTGAGGAGGATGAAGTGTTTGACAAACTAAGCGTCATTACGGAAGACTTAGAAAGCAGCAAGCAGAGCCCTGGCGACAGGTGCAGCCTCAGGGCCTCATCTCAGCAAGAACCCCTACAGCCAGTTTCTGAGCAGGAAATGCAGGCCACCGGGCACAGTGACCTCCCACTTCTCACGGCTGCCTCTGAGGGGGACCAGAGCACCAAACAAGGGCCTCGGCCCCCTGAGCAAACCCCAGCTCTAGAACTCTCAGACACTGGACTCGTCTAA
- the IL10RB gene encoding interleukin-10 receptor subunit beta isoform X2, producing MARTLGTWLGGCLLVTGLGMVPPPENVKMNSVNLKNVLQWEPPAFPKGNLTYTAQFQSYNSFQDKCKCTTLTECDFSSLSKYGDHTLRVRTEFADEHSDWVNITFCPVDDTIIGPPGIQVEALADSLHMRFLAPKVVDEPETWTMKNFYTSWVYNVQYWKNGTDEKFQITAPYDFEVLQNLEPWTTYCVQVQGFLPDRNKTGEWSQPVCEQTTNDETTPSWIITIILIASVFTVFLLLLGCFALMWYIYKKAKYTFAPGNSLPQHLKEFLSCPHQSALLFFSPPPPEEDEVFDKLSVITEDLESSKQSPGDRCSLRASSQQEPLQPVSEQEMQATGHSDLPLLTAASEGDQSTKQGPRPPEQTPALELSDTGLV from the exons ATGGCGCGGACTCTCGGGACGTGGCTGGGCGGCTGCTTGCTAGTGACAG GGTTGGGAATGGTGCCTCCTCCGGAAAACGTCAAAATGAATTCAGTTAATCTCAAGAACGTTCTTCAGTGGGAGCCTcctgccttccccaaagggaatcTGACTTACACAGCTCAGTTCCAAAG TTATAACAGCTTCCAAGATAAATGCAAGTGTACTACCTTGACGGAATGTGATTTCTCAAGTCTTTCCAAGTATGGTGACCACACCTTGCGAGTCAGGACTGAATTTGCAGATGAGCATTCAGACTGGGTAAACATTACCTTTTGTCCTGTGGATGACA CCATTATCGGACCTCCTGGAATACAAGTAGAAGCACTTGCTGATTCTTTACATATGCGATTCTTAGCCCCCAAAGTTGTGGATGAACCTGAAACGTGGACCATGAAGAATTTTTATACCTCATGGGTTTATAACGTACAGtattggaaaaatggcactgatgaAAAG TTTCAAATTACTGCTCCATATGATTTTGAGGTCCTCCAAAATCTGGAGCCGTGGACAACTTACTGTGTTCAAGTTCAAGGATTTCTTCCTGATAGGAACAAAACTGGGGAATGGAGTCAGCCTGTCTGTGAGCAAACAACCAACGACG AAACAACACCCTCCTGGATTATTACCATCATCCTCATAGCCTCGGTTTTCACTGTCTTCCTCCTGCTCCTCGGCTGCTTTGCCTTGATGTGGTACATTTACAAGAAGGCAAAGTACACCTTCGCCCCTGGGAATTCTCTTCCACAGCACCTGAAAGAG tttTTGAGCTGCCCCCATCAGAGTGCCCTGCTGTTTTTCTCCCCGCCGCCCCCTGAGGAGGATGAAGTGTTTGACAAACTAAGCGTCATTACGGAAGACTTAGAAAGCAGCAAGCAGAGCCCTGGCGACAGGTGCAGCCTCAGGGCCTCATCTCAGCAAGAACCCCTACAGCCAGTTTCTGAGCAGGAAATGCAGGCCACCGGGCACAGTGACCTCCCACTTCTCACGGCTGCCTCTGAGGGGGACCAGAGCACCAAACAAGGGCCTCGGCCCCCTGAGCAAACCCCAGCTCTAGAACTCTCAGACACTGGACTCGTCTAA